A single region of the Nocardioides sp. W7 genome encodes:
- a CDS encoding LURP-one-related family protein, protein MGLRDRGQRRRDERENFGRHGAATRFQLRQKLVSVGDDFWIEDDAGARQFRVNGKALRLRDTLDLEDPSGAVLCRIQTRVLHLRDSMAIEDPAGERLALVHKALISPLRERWKVDRPAGPDWSVQGSIADHEYEIEEDDTKIAEVSKKWFRARDTYGVQVAPGVDAVLVLAVTVAVDAMAHPSK, encoded by the coding sequence ATGGGGCTGCGCGACAGGGGCCAGCGGCGGCGGGACGAGCGCGAGAACTTCGGTCGTCACGGCGCGGCCACCCGCTTCCAGTTGCGCCAGAAGCTGGTCTCCGTGGGGGACGACTTCTGGATCGAGGACGACGCGGGCGCGCGGCAGTTCCGGGTGAACGGCAAGGCCCTCAGGCTGCGCGACACCCTGGACCTGGAGGACCCGAGCGGGGCCGTCCTGTGCCGGATCCAGACCCGGGTCCTGCACCTGCGCGACTCGATGGCCATCGAGGATCCGGCGGGCGAGCGGCTCGCCCTGGTGCACAAGGCGCTGATCTCCCCGCTGCGGGAGCGCTGGAAGGTCGACCGGCCCGCCGGGCCCGACTGGTCGGTGCAGGGCAGCATCGCCGACCACGAGTACGAGATCGAGGAAGACGACACCAAGATCGCCGAGGTCTCGAAGAAGTGGTTCCGGGCGCGCGACACGTACGGCGTCCAGGTCGCCCCGGGCGTGGACGCCGTACTCGTCCTCGCCGTGACCGTCGCGGTGGACGCGATGGCACATCCGAGCAAGTGA
- a CDS encoding LuxR family transcriptional regulator → MAQEPDPGRDSPLLRARCAVPAAPRCYVERPRLDEALEAGTGRGLTLVSAPAGSGKTVAVAAWATGRLARQVPGERIGWVTFEAGDDRPAIFWPLVVDCLRRCGLRVPGGPPGSGRTSRTLLARIGTALAELDGPLTLVLDGYEVADRQLAEGLEFLLAHSGEHLRLVIVSRTDPILPVHRWRLSGDLAEVRLADLAWNQQETERLLQQAGVVLRPETIRALVDRVGGWTAGLRFVATTLAQSQDPDAEADRITGATGNIAEYLINEILMAQPVDARDVLLRTSVVELLQPGLIEELGGRAASRTLAVLAHANVLVEEVATKPGWYRYHALFRELLCAELAYASPARLAGLQRRAVRWYAAHGVVAELPVGAGPTAAVRTRAACRGAAQEAGRPARAPELVGPGLTGVVLEPLTTREREVLGHLSELLTTEEIAATMFVSVNTVRTHVRHILRKLAVTRRNEAVRRARALELLGA, encoded by the coding sequence ATGGCGCAGGAGCCAGACCCGGGCCGCGACAGTCCCCTGCTCCGGGCCCGCTGTGCGGTGCCCGCCGCTCCGCGGTGCTACGTCGAACGGCCACGCCTCGACGAGGCGCTGGAGGCCGGCACCGGGCGAGGTCTGACCCTGGTCTCGGCCCCGGCGGGCAGCGGGAAGACGGTCGCGGTGGCCGCCTGGGCGACCGGTCGGCTCGCTCGACAGGTGCCGGGCGAGCGGATCGGCTGGGTCACGTTCGAGGCGGGCGACGACCGGCCGGCGATCTTCTGGCCCCTCGTCGTGGACTGCCTGCGTCGATGCGGTCTCCGGGTCCCGGGGGGACCCCCTGGATCCGGGCGCACCAGCCGCACGCTCCTCGCGCGCATCGGCACGGCCCTCGCCGAGCTGGACGGCCCGCTGACGCTCGTGCTGGACGGCTACGAGGTCGCGGATCGGCAGCTCGCCGAGGGACTGGAGTTCCTGCTCGCCCACAGTGGCGAGCACCTCCGACTGGTCATCGTGAGTCGCACGGACCCGATCCTCCCGGTGCACCGGTGGCGCCTGTCGGGCGACCTGGCCGAGGTCCGCCTCGCGGACCTGGCGTGGAACCAGCAGGAGACCGAACGACTGCTCCAGCAGGCGGGGGTCGTGCTGAGGCCGGAGACCATCCGGGCGCTGGTCGACCGCGTCGGGGGGTGGACCGCCGGGCTGCGGTTCGTGGCGACGACGCTCGCCCAGTCCCAGGACCCCGACGCCGAGGCCGACCGGATCACCGGTGCCACCGGCAACATCGCGGAGTACCTCATCAACGAGATCCTGATGGCCCAGCCGGTCGATGCCCGCGACGTACTCCTCCGCACCAGCGTGGTCGAGCTCCTCCAACCGGGTCTGATCGAGGAGCTCGGCGGTCGTGCGGCGTCGCGGACGCTCGCCGTACTGGCGCACGCGAACGTGCTGGTCGAGGAGGTCGCGACCAAACCGGGCTGGTACCGCTACCACGCCCTCTTCCGGGAGCTGCTCTGTGCCGAGCTGGCCTACGCGTCGCCGGCTCGCCTCGCCGGCCTGCAGCGCAGGGCGGTGCGGTGGTACGCCGCGCACGGCGTCGTCGCCGAGCTGCCGGTGGGGGCGGGGCCCACCGCCGCCGTACGCACCCGCGCGGCGTGCCGCGGTGCCGCCCAGGAGGCGGGCCGACCGGCGCGCGCTCCGGAGCTGGTCGGGCCCGGGCTCACCGGGGTCGTCCTCGAGCCGCTGACCACCAGGGAACGCGAGGTGCTCGGGCACCTCTCGGAGCTGCTGACCACCGAGGAGATCGCGGCGACGATGTTCGTGTCCGTCAACACGGTCCGCACCCACGTCCGCCACATCCTGAGGAAGCTCGCGGTCACCCGCCGGAACGAGGCGGTACGCCGGGCGCGCGCCCTCGAGCTCCTCGGCGCCTGA
- a CDS encoding DUF1622 domain-containing protein: MHFDEAMEWVVQGFEAGGVLVLVVGSLVALASAAVAWRRSGGSVAYQRARQGVGRAILLGLEFLIIADIVLTITIEPTLESAVALGLIVLVRTFLSFSLAIELEGVPPWRRKAVEQSEST, from the coding sequence ATGCACTTCGACGAAGCGATGGAGTGGGTCGTCCAGGGCTTCGAGGCCGGGGGAGTGCTCGTCCTCGTCGTCGGCTCGCTGGTCGCGCTGGCCTCTGCCGCCGTGGCCTGGCGCCGGTCCGGCGGATCGGTGGCCTACCAGCGGGCGCGACAGGGGGTCGGTCGCGCGATCCTGCTCGGCCTGGAGTTCCTGATCATCGCCGACATCGTGCTGACCATCACCATCGAGCCCACGCTCGAGAGTGCCGTCGCCCTCGGCCTCATCGTCCTGGTGCGCACCTTCCTCAGCTTCTCCCTCGCGATCGAGCTGGAGGGCGTCCCACCCTGGCGGCGCAAGGCCGTCGAGCAGAGCGAGTCCACCTAG
- a CDS encoding potassium channel family protein, whose amino-acid sequence MGLARWLRLLGILGFILALYFLVPVNTEPPTQVVVRGLLGVLLLVALAAGLRAQLRLAALDGDRRIDGLVAAIVTVLVAFAFAFYALQVHQPDQVEGLHTRVDGLYFSASTMLTIGYGDVHAVGQAARIVVLVQMVFDVVFVATAASLLASKVRRAAARHAAAAGPDWPPS is encoded by the coding sequence GTGGGGTTGGCACGCTGGCTGCGGCTGCTGGGCATCCTCGGGTTCATCCTGGCCCTGTACTTCCTGGTGCCGGTGAACACGGAACCGCCGACCCAGGTCGTCGTCCGGGGTCTTCTCGGGGTGCTGCTGCTCGTCGCTCTCGCCGCCGGGCTGCGGGCTCAGCTCCGGCTGGCCGCTCTCGACGGGGACCGCCGCATCGACGGACTGGTCGCGGCCATCGTCACCGTCCTGGTCGCGTTCGCGTTCGCGTTCTACGCCCTCCAGGTCCACCAGCCCGACCAGGTCGAGGGCCTGCACACGAGGGTCGACGGCCTGTACTTCTCGGCCTCCACGATGCTCACGATCGGGTACGGCGACGTGCACGCCGTCGGGCAGGCGGCTCGCATCGTGGTGCTCGTCCAGATGGTCTTCGACGTCGTCTTCGTCGCCACCGCCGCGTCCCTGCTCGCCTCGAAGGTCCGACGCGCGGCCGCTCGGCACGCGGCCGCGGCCGGGCCGGACTGGCCGCCGAGCTAG